A segment of the Cololabis saira isolate AMF1-May2022 chromosome 3, fColSai1.1, whole genome shotgun sequence genome:
cacgcacacgtactcacacgcacgcacacgtacTCACGCGTacgacacgcacgcacacgtactcacacgcacgcacacgtactcacacgcacgcacacgtacTCACGCgtacgcacacgcacgcacacgcacaagcACGCGTACGGACACGCACTCACGCACACGTACTCACACGTACTCACAAGCACACGCACACTCACGCACGCgtacgcacacgcacgcacaagcACGCGTACGGACACGCACACGTACGCACACGTACGcatgcacacgcacgcacacgtacTCACACGTACTCACAAGCacacgtcactttttgtaaagattcatatccggcactatttaaatcctcatattgtacatttctgtttatccctgttatacattttactttattctatctctcagtttatctccatatatatttgttggcttttatatttttattttttatctttatttatattcttactgtattgcaccaatcaccacaacaaattccttgtgtgtgttgacaaacttggcaataaacccctttctgattctgatttctgattctgacaCGCACGCACACCCGTACGCACAAGCACATGCACACAATAACACAAtcatgatgataataataacaataataacaattaataataataataataataataataataataataataataataataataataataataataataataataataataataataataacaataatagatGTCGGCACCACCTGAACCACTGATGTCTGACATCAGAATTATACATGCATTTAGTTTTAGAAAAGTTAAATAGGGGGGCGGAGCCTCTCTGGGGGCGGAGCTTCGCTGGATAGGGCGTAGCCTCTatggagggggcgtggcctcagaCCTGAGGGCGGTGCATCAGACCTGGAGGGGCGGGGCCTCTCTGGAGGGGGAGGGGCCTCAGACCTGGGGGCGTGGCCCCTCTGGAGGGGCGGGGCCTCAGACCTGGAGGGGGCGGGTCCTCtctggagggggcggggtctAACTGCTGCGGCTCCGCGGGTAAACAGTCACAgctgatgatgaagaggaggatgaagctgctgctgcagcggtAAGAGCTGTCTCCTGCACTCCTTCATCATCtctccttcactccttcatcatatctccttcactccttcatcatctctccttcactccttcatcatatctcctgcacTCCTTCATCATCTCTCCTTCATCACTCCACTCCTTCATCATCACTCCTTCATCACTCCACTCCTTCATCATCACTCCTTCACTCTATCACTCTTCCATCACTCATTCATCACCACTCCTTCATtatcactcattcactccttcatcATCACTCCTTCATCACTCCACTCCTGCACTCCATCACTCCTTCACCATCATTCACCATCACTCCTTCATTCTGCGGTTTGATctttaataatgatgatgatgatgatgatgatgatgatgatgatgatgatgatgatgatgatgatgatgatgatgatgatgatgatgaagaaccGGTCATAACTTGGCAGCTCGGAGCCCGCGCTGATCGCGCATGCGCACCGGTAACGCGGCGGCTCGGATCCCAGCGCTGATCGCTGAGCACGCATGCGCACCGCCGGTAACTCGCTCGTGGTTAAATTTAGAAACCGGTGCGTCGGAGTGACGTCACAGCTGGAGCCGCATTCCTCCACAgaatcttcatcatcttcatcttcatcaccgtCGGTTTCGCAGAGACACGTGATCAGGGAGACACGTGATCGATCAGGGAcctgggtctggatctggaccaggaccagaaccaggaccaggacctggtgtttgtgtgtgtgtgtgtgtgtgtgtgtgtgtgtgtgtgtgtgtgtgtgtgtgtgtgtgtgtgtgtgtgagtgagtgtgtaaataatataatgaaagtaaatacaacaattattatattattattagaatattaatttgaaaaataaataaataaatagataagtaTCATAAAGAGtgatataatataaagtaatatatgtgatactataatagcatataataatatcctaatataacataatcatttttataatattataattatatcaccatactataatatataacaatataatactataataaaacatcccatgagatctcataacataatataataatacactataaaactatatatcatgataatggcaagaataattattagaattagaagttataataataatatatatatatatatatatatatatatatatatatatatatatatatatatatatatatatatatatatatatatatatatatatatatatgttataatgagGGCTGAGGTGACGATGATGCAATGATGATGTCATCACTGAGCTGGAATAGTTCtatgtataaatataatataaatataatataaaacaatgAACTAAACATTCGGTCACGTGACCCAATGGTTTCTGAGGGGGCGTGGCCAAGTTCCCACCTGATCAACTATTACTTGATCAATAACAGGTCAAAACTCCCCTCGGTAGTCTAGTGGTAGATGTTCCCACCCCGGTTCTGGTTCTCCTGTTTTCTGAGTAGCCTCCTGGTGCGTAGACGGTGGTAGTCGGGGTGGTGATGTCGTCCCCGTAGGCTCTAAAGAGGTCCCTTTTCTACAGTTTGGCCACTTGGATCTGGTGCCAGATCATATCAGCATTTTCTAGACACCCAGAGAAGCCCGATCTCCCTGCCTTCTGAACGGATGTGTCCACGTGTACTCGTTCCTGTGCAGGTACTCGGCCACCTTTCATGCGATGACTCCAAAGAAGATCTTACACTCCACATTAAGCAAGGCGATTGGCCGGAACTGGCTGATGTTCATTGCGTCTTTCTCTTTTGGGACGAGGATCCCACCTGCCCTACGCCACGCTTCGGGTCTGGACCTCTTCTGCCGTACCGTCTCCTCATGAGGCTCCGGAGAAACCTACAGACTTCTGCTGCGTTCTCGTACACTTTGTACGGGACTCCATTTGGCCTGGGAGCTGATGCTGTTCTCGCCCGATGGACGATCTTCTCCACCTCCTTCCACGTTGGGGGGCCGGTCTCACATTGATGCTTTGGGTGGTGGATTGGTGGAACGTCTGGAGGGACGGTCAGGTGTTTGTCTCTCCATGCCGTCACAAGGACTTTCCCCTGTTGTCAGCCAAGCTTTCCCAGCAGTCACTGGACGATTCCAGATAAACCGATTCCAGAAAACACAGGATGAGATGTTGCTAAATCGTGTGCGAACACATACAATTAACATGTCGGTGATTGGTAGATGGTAAACTTGGAGAAGTAATTTACGGGACGCATCATCAGTATTGTAGTAGTAACTTAGCTAGTAACCTGGGCAGTAACGCTAGTAACCTAGTTAGTAAAGCTAATAACCTGGCTGTCTCCTCTGCAGGTCATGTGACTCCCCGGCCGGGACGGCCCGTCCCCGCTAAGCTAAGCCCCGGGCAGCAGCAGAGGATGATGGGAGATGGAGGCCCCGGGGCCCCCGTCCTGCAGACGGAGGGCAACGCCCTCCTGAAGGCCGTGTTCCAGGGGAAGCTGCGTCTCGCCCGCCTGCTGCTGGAGGGCGGCGCCTACATCAACGAGGGCAACGAGCGCGGCGAGACGCCGGTGGCCGCCGCCTGCCTGGCGAGCTACGACGACCCGGCGACGCGGCAGAAGATGGTGCGGTACCTGCTGGAGAAGGGCGCCGACCCCAACATCCCCGACAAGACGGGCCGCACTGCGCTGATGCACGCCTGCGCCACGCCGGCGGCCGCTGCCATGCGGGACGTGGTGGCGCTGCTGCTGGAGAACGGCGCCGACCCGAGTCTCAAGGACTAcgccgggtcctcggcgctggtcCACGCCGTCAACCGGGGCGACCGCCAGACGCTGCAGGTAGGGACGGGAATCCAGGACCCGttttgttgagaaccggttcccagtgtttcaattccttggaatcgtttgccttttttgcaaacgattcccttatcgattccagtgggagTGAAGGATGTCATCGCGCACGTTGCGCGTTCGCGGCATAAACGctggaaagtttggttacatttgacCAAAAAGGACGACAATAATTGCAATGTGGGAGGAAacggacattcttgtgtaattgccacagaataatttgttgtatttagttaatttctacagaagaatatttattgtattattattattttatgttaaataCATATTTCCTATTACAAATATGTTAGGTTTAAATCAACATCAAACCCAGCtcgtaacaaagaaaaacaccaaagactgttggaaattatttttaaatgcacTTCTGCAGGAGgggaagcaaagtcggagcTGCAGACCAACACGGCTCTCTGTGAATGCTCCTGATGAAATGCTTCCTAGTTCCTCTTttgcatcagctttttattgagGATTTTTAGACAGATACTGACCGTTTGTACAGAGTGTGTGTGGGAGGAAACAGACAACAGGCGTAATTTTTTGGAGACCCCCTGGCACACCATTGAGGAGaagttgatgctaatcgacctgtttgttctctttttttctaaatgagaatcgataagagaattgaatcgttaagcagaatcgaaaatggaattggaatcggaAAAACCTTATCAATATTCTGGCATTAATTAGCCGCGGGGACGAATGGTGTAAATTAGCCTCTGGCTACAACCGTGAATATTTACACTTGTGAATACAgtatgggccaaatccacaaagaatagattgcgcccgcaaatagcgctgtgaattgcgccgcatttgcgcccgcaatttgccccgctttaaggtcctattcacaaaagattttgctctaatgatataccggcgcaaacacgcccataaagttttgcagctgagtgcaatttgccctcgtctgagtaagtgagcggagctgtttccagtgttctcaaTTTCTCCAtgatatttcagcacacagattggtccataatgaaaactgcagaaataaaaaataaagcgagtgaaaataaaatgccgtgaggcgcaagggcgcaatttccactgggaacaggggggacatgcccccccacttttcaaactcatgcctTTGTCCTGtggggacttttttttttttttacagtttaagaactaacggtaggctcagcctgtaaatcctcaagacactgtgcgaagacgggacgagagcccgctccccctcctccctcctccctcagtgctgttcaaggctgatttatggttccgcgttaaatcgacgcagagcatacggcgtaggttacgcggcccgcgcaccgtacagtgcgtgtcgccgcatctttcaggccctttttgtgcgcaagcaagctttatagatgaggccccagatcaggatctgacggtaattcatgttctgtgttttgctacacacacctacaggtcagctgttaaacacacgcattctagatttatatgtttatatggtggaattgtttgtaataaagcagccccttatgtatggatgaatcctgagctcctgttatttttatttttaaatctgagataagtccacaagcccacttgatctgactgtttacagtcatgtctgactgtagatttcacccttaatatcattcagtatcacacaggcttgaatgatattgaagagagagagaaacagagacagagagggagtgaggagtgagtttgcagcagttaatacacgcttcgagaAGACGgcatttgctccactatttttgcgtgtggcaaatagcgctggcctttgtgaattagacggtttttgcaatgaggcttatttgcatagaaagagggcaattttgcgccgaatgtatgaatattacctaatttacagcgcagtttgtggagcaattcgccctttgcgggtgctttgtgaatgagacgctctctttttgtctcatttgcaccggtttagcggccgcaaaagccgcgcaatccttttgtggatttggccctatgtACCGTCCCTGTTCAACAAATATAGTcaagtgaattgaattgaattgaattgaattgaattgaattgaattgaattgaattgaattgaattgaactgaataatTCCCGTCCCTGCAGGTTCTGCTGGACTGCTGCAAGGCCCGCGGACAGGAAGTGATCATCATCACCAGCGACACCTCGCCCTCCGGCACCAAGAAGACCCGGCAGTACCTGAACGCCCCGCCCTCGCCGGGCCTGGACCAGGTCTGCATGTCCCCGTCCGACGTGGAGATCGGCACCTCGTCCCCCCCCGGAGACCCGGACCGGGACGGGGggcgggaccaggaccaggaccaggaacgggaccaggaccaggaccgggaccaggaccgggaccggggGCGGGTCTTCAGCTTCACCGCGGCGCTGCCGGTCCCTGCAGCGCGGCCCCCCGGCGAGAGGAGGCCGCCGCCGCGGAAGCTGCTGAAGAGGCTGAACTCGGAGCCCTGGGGCCTGGTGGCGTCCTCGGTCCTGGTACCCCCGGACCGGGTCGGGCCTCCGGACCAGGTCGGGGCCCCGGTCCTGACTGGGGCCCCTCCAGACCGGGTCGGGGCTCCTCCAGACTGGGTCGGGGCCCCTCCAGACCGGGTCGGGGCTCCTCTGGACCGTTTCGTGTCGGACATGAACGGGTTGTCCATCGCTGACCCGCCCAGACCCCCGTTGTCACGGCGACACAGCATCGAGACCCACGACCCGGGCCCCCCCGGGCCCCTGGACCGGTCCTGGTCCGAGTCCTGCCCCCCCACGTCCGTCCTGTCCTGGGCCGACAaggtccagcagcaccagatcCTGTACCGCCGGAACACGGCCCCGGAGGACCCGCCCGCCCCCGGGGCGGCCCCGGCCCCAGGCGGGTCCCCGGACCCCGGCCGGGTCTCGGTTCTGGAGCGGCGGCGGTTCAACGCGTCTCCCCTGTCCCTGCTGGGCCCCGGGTCCTCCAGGGAGTCCCTGGACTCCATCCCCAGCTCCGTGTCCCCCGTGGCGGCCCGCCGGCGGCCCCTGCTGGAGCGCCGCGGGTccgggaccctcctgctggacCACATCGCCCACACCAGACCCGGGTTCCTGCCCCCCCTCAACGTCAACCCCCACCGGCCCATCCCCGACATCCGGGCCAACGGCCGGCCCCCCTCCCCGCCCCGGATCCTGGTCCCGGTGGCCCCGGCATCCCCCAAACGGGGGCCCGAGTTCTTCAAGGTGAAGAAGAAGCTGACGAGGAGACACTCCATGCAGCCGGAGCAGATGAAGCAGCTCAGCACTTTCCAGGAGGTCCTGGAGGGGGGGCGGGACTGAGGGGTCCTGGAGGGGGGGTGGGACTGATGCATGCTGGGTAGGGACCGGGTGGTGGTACCTGAGCTTTCAAGCCGTCGTCGAAACGAGACGAAGAGACGACATGGACTTCCTTTTTCTGATGAACTGTTGAATATAAGCTGCCCCCCCATGATTACTGATCAATAACCATGATTACTGATCAATAACCACCCCCCCATGATTACTGATCAATAACCATCACCCCCCAACCCCACCCCAATCAATAACTGATCACTGACTGATCAATAACCCCCAAACGGCCCGTTTTGTAATGATCATTTATGTTTGTACAGAAATAAACTCAGATCTTAAAGTTTCCTGGAGGTTCCTGTTTGTTCTTTGGGGTCGTTTCCATGGAAACGGCTGGTTTTGATTGGGGTCGTTTCCATGGAAACGGCTGGTTTTGATTGGGGTCGTTTCCATGGAAACGGCTGGTTTTGATCGGGGTCGTTTCCATGGAAACGGCTGGTTTTGATTGGGGTCGTTTCCACGGAAACGGCTGGTTTTGATCGGGGTCGTTTCCGTGGAAACGGCTGGTTTTGATTGGGGTCGTTTCCATGGAAACGGCTGGTTTTGATTGGAGTCGTTTCCATGGAAACGGCTGGTTTTGATTGGAGTCGTTTCCATGGAAACGGCTGGTTTGCAATAAAGGCCTGCACAGTATTTGAACGGAACACCAGCTGAAACCCAACTCCAGTGTTTTTCTTCAAGTCCATGGATGAAGGAGTTAATACTTATAGGAAAAACTTAGTATTATGTGGAGGTCCCGAAAGGATTCTCTACatttggcgagccagccaggagaaaGTGACCAGACTTACatttggcgagccagccaggagaaaGTGACCGGACTTACatttggcgagccagccaggagaaaGTGACCAGACTTACATTTGGTGAGCCAGCCAGGAGAAAGTGACGGGACTTACatttggcgagccagccaggagaaaGTGACCAGACTTACatttggcgagccagccaggagaaaGTGACCAGACTTACatttggcgagccagccaggagaaaGTGACCAGATTTACatttggcgagccagccaggagaaaGTGACCAGACTTACatttggcgagccagccaggagaagGTGACCAGACTTACATTTGGAGAGCCAGCCAGGAGAAAGTGACCAGACTTACatttggcgagccagccaggagaaaGTGACGGGACTTACatttggcgagccagccaggagaaaGTGACCAGACTTACatttggcgagccagccaggagaaaGTGACCAGACTTACatttggcgagccagccaggagaaaGTGACCAGACTTACATTTGGCGAACCAGCCAGGAGAAAGTGACCAGACTTACatttggcgagccagccaggagaaaGTGACCAGACTTAAGACTGCAGGTCCCGGCCGGAGGCGGGAGGTGAGATAacaaatcttttttctttttttctaaaaggGGGATGTCCACTGTAGATGCGgcggtttggtttggtttggttcgCCCTCCACGGTTCAATATGCCCTTGTGGGCTGCGGATTTTCGGTTTTTGCCATTAGTTTTCGCATTGATGCTTTAAAATCTGCGTGTTTGTGCCTGTCAGCTGCTGCGGAGTGGCGCTCCTCGCGAGtcgtagctccgcccacttccCCTCACACAGAGCGGAGCTCAGGGCGGaggaagttgaaaaaaaaaaaaaaagggggttcGAAGAAGCACCGGCTTCAAATCTCCGTTGTGGCATCATTTCGGTTTTCGCTGTTGATTACAACGACGATGGAGTGAAAATAGTTAACAGAGCTTTTCCTGTCTGTAATGATTGCTTGAGACCGGCTAGTGGAGGATCAGAGCCCGTCTCTGCCTTGTCGGTGGAACGTTACACTGGTCGGGCGGGGACGACTCGGAATCTGGTCTTCCGCTGGCCAGTTTATTTGCAGGAAGGAAAAGATCAGCTTTACAGTCTTAAACAAAGGCAGACTCCAAACGTCTCGGGCAAACTCCCCCAACAATTAAATTAGAACACCTGAAGAAGGTTCGGCTCCCCCTTCCCTCTGCCGGTGACAGGCAGAGAGACGGGAGAATTAAGGCTGATCTCCCCACTTTTTAACTTTCCCATGTCAGGGTCGCTAGAATACTTTGTACTATTGTGgtgattataataataataattgtaatcatttacaatattttcgcgGAGGGGgactgttttgggagaaatatCACTTAGGTTCGAGAGCGGTCGGCTGTGCAAAAATTAATCAGACACACACTTGCTTTTGCtataatgaatacatttattagcaagcaAGCAGTGCAAACaaaagactcacacacaactaccctttgctaggataactctgtgtcaagttatcccccgcaaatgacAGAGCAACATACAATCACAAGGGGCTTGGCCTAAACTCTCACCTTAACACAGAGGACTGGGAGAGCCGGAACAGTCCAGGCAGAGGCAGCCATCAACCCTAACTCGGCGTCGCGCACAAACCCACAGCTGACTCCGCTGAACTTCCGGCTGCCCCCCGTCTTTATACCTTGGTCGCGGAGGGGGTTGCCCCTTCAACCCCCGCCTGCCAGTTCTCACGCTAAGGGCTGGCCCACACGGGACTGAGCTTCCCGTGTGAACCAAGCGCCTCTCTCATGGTTACAATAAACAACAGGTGCATAGCTGAAATGACTGTTTTGAGGATGACGgacatttcaggacacaaaacttattttttcttccttcattccaCCTCTTGGCCTGAAAATGTCCTAATTCAAAAACAGGCATAATACATGAAACAAGCATAATACATGAGCATAATTAATATGAAAAGTTTAATTAAGGGCATTTCAGGACATCAAACATACTCCGCCTCTCATTCCACCTCTTGGCCTGGAAATGTCCTTaattcaaaaaaacaaacatccattACCATGGCAATCATCAAAGGTGATATCCCCCTCTTCTCCCCTACGTCCACTATACCTGTACCATCTACATGCATTTTGAATATAGTGGCATGCAAAATTCATAACACATGGTAAGCACACAGAATACAACAATATTAACAGTGGAGGCGCCACATGTGTCCTAGCTGTTGCAGACATTCCTGAAAAGATATCCCACCAATGATGTGCGCTATTCTGCTCTATCACCTTCATCATACAGAACTTCATAAGACACACAAGATTAGTTTACACACAAACAGCATTTTCTAACTGGGATCGTCACCCAGTTCTGCTCTCCAGTGTACATCACAGTGCATGTTCTATCATCAAACCCAAATTAACTGTCAGGATGCACTGGaacactgggaaaaaaaaaaaaaaaaaaaaaaaaaataaaacggtcGAATTCATTTCACTTCTAATCCATTCATATCACTTAATCTTATTTGCGCCTCCTTTTTAATTAACCATGAACGAGGCGTTCCAGTCTGGCATGTGATGACAGagttttcctgctgcagaataatacaagaaGTATAACTCAGCCCCTGCAACAATGTTCTAACAGCCAAAAGTATTATAATGAAGCctttaattcaattttcaattcaattcaattttatttatatagcgtctaatacaacagttgtctctagatgctttccagcgatccagaacataaacataaacataaacccccgagcaattattacataaacaatggcaggtaaaaactcccctttaggagggaagacacCTTAAGCAAGACCAGGCTCataactcactttaactcacTAACAGTTCGGCATGAGTAAAATTACCGACACTTATCTAATTTTACAATTGTGTTCAAGTaacttgaatacatttattcATTAATAATCACGTCTGAGAGGATATTGATTACGGGCAAGCAGCTACAACACCATTGATCACTCCTGACACAATACTCAATTCCAACTTCTCTTAGTGGATTACGTCACAATCTTATACCGACGAGTGTGCAGATATCCTTCCCTTTGGACACTTAAATCCACATTATACACTAAATTCAGACCTGCAAATTGCTGTTAAATGTCTCTGTTAAATCTAAATCAGTCAGGGGGTACTTAGGAGTGCCTGCTTGATCAACATTTCCttcgtggagaaaaaaaaaactttttttttttttttttccttgacaaCAAAAAGTAAACAATTATTATCTCCCACGAAACTACAGCACagctgtccaaaatgtaataaccatcattacaataaaatgaaaaacaaggttcCTGTGCCTACCAGAGCCACCACTTTTTGTACAGATTTATTCCAATAAATATCAAGGTGACATGGGGTCGTATGTCATCAGACCATTTTTGAGTTCTAATAAGTGGGACTCGGCCAAATTCCTAGCAACATTCCTCTGGTAATTCGGGATGTGGCCCGTACtttcagaacaaaaaaaataaaaggaacttGGTTTCTGGGTTGAAAATCCACATCCTAAACATACTCGTCACTGAGACATGCCTAGTTCAGTGCTCACACAGGAGACTTTAATCACTTCTCTGCGAGCCAGTTCTCGCAGCTCACCCGTGGGTTTACCACCAATGTCAACAGAGGGGACTCCAGCTTTAATCAGAGCACCCCAAACATACCAAAGCTGGCCTACCTGCAGTATCCAGCATCGACATCAGGGCTCGATATCGATCAGCCCACTTTTCAAGATCGCACTGATCGTCATAATCAGTACGGACTACAAACGCATGCACACAAGCTTCAC
Coding sequences within it:
- the LOC133440798 gene encoding ankyrin repeat domain-containing protein 34A; protein product: MMGDGGPGAPVLQTEGNALLKAVFQGKLRLARLLLEGGAYINEGNERGETPVAAACLASYDDPATRQKMVRYLLEKGADPNIPDKTGRTALMHACATPAAAAMRDVVALLLENGADPSLKDYAGSSALVHAVNRGDRQTLQVLLDCCKARGQEVIIITSDTSPSGTKKTRQYLNAPPSPGLDQVCMSPSDVEIGTSSPPGDPDRDGGRDQDQDQERDQDQDRDQDRDRGRVFSFTAALPVPAARPPGERRPPPRKLLKRLNSEPWGLVASSVLVPPDRVGPPDQVGAPVLTGAPPDRVGAPPDWVGAPPDRVGAPLDRFVSDMNGLSIADPPRPPLSRRHSIETHDPGPPGPLDRSWSESCPPTSVLSWADKVQQHQILYRRNTAPEDPPAPGAAPAPGGSPDPGRVSVLERRRFNASPLSLLGPGSSRESLDSIPSSVSPVAARRRPLLERRGSGTLLLDHIAHTRPGFLPPLNVNPHRPIPDIRANGRPPSPPRILVPVAPASPKRGPEFFKVKKKLTRRHSMQPEQMKQLSTFQEVLEGGRD